One part of the Mariniblastus fucicola genome encodes these proteins:
- a CDS encoding RtcB family protein: MSSQASIRKWGPHKLDAAIEQRLQRLAKAEGVARIAVMPDVHLAGDVCNGVVVASERLIYPQCIGRDIGCGYLTVRLREQHIDETIAARLLAGLYRAVPNCKRSVAVTPEFDIELSAAPLQKVFSREGRWQLGTLGRGNHFVELQRDQEEQLWLLIHSGSRAIGQAISAFHLRDAETDSASGLKFLDADSIAGEHLLNDLQWARQYAAANRLAMLDAIERDVLSKLDFDVHRNTMIHLDHNHVQRESFGERQFWVHRKGAQRLLTDQQSIIPGSMGTTTYAVAGRENEDALNSCSHGAGRSMSRKEAAKRIPSKTFRREMNGVWFDKRNSARLIDEAPSAYKNIREVMKSQRDLVRIVEKRRPVLNFKGR; the protein is encoded by the coding sequence ATGAGTAGTCAAGCTTCGATCAGAAAATGGGGGCCTCACAAACTGGACGCCGCGATTGAACAACGGCTTCAGCGGCTGGCGAAAGCAGAAGGCGTTGCCCGCATCGCCGTAATGCCGGATGTTCATCTTGCGGGCGATGTTTGCAACGGAGTGGTCGTCGCGTCCGAGCGATTGATCTACCCACAGTGCATCGGCAGAGACATTGGCTGCGGATATCTGACGGTCCGTTTGCGCGAGCAACACATCGACGAAACCATCGCCGCCAGGTTGCTCGCTGGACTCTATCGCGCCGTACCCAACTGCAAACGCTCAGTGGCAGTCACCCCGGAATTCGACATTGAACTTTCTGCGGCGCCGCTACAGAAGGTTTTCTCTCGAGAAGGTCGCTGGCAATTGGGAACGTTGGGAAGGGGCAATCATTTTGTCGAACTGCAGCGTGACCAGGAGGAGCAGCTATGGTTGCTGATTCACAGTGGTTCTCGGGCGATCGGTCAAGCCATATCGGCTTTCCATCTTCGAGATGCCGAAACGGATTCCGCTTCAGGACTTAAATTTCTTGACGCTGATTCCATCGCCGGAGAACATCTTTTGAATGACCTTCAATGGGCTCGGCAATACGCCGCCGCGAATCGACTGGCGATGCTTGATGCCATCGAACGGGACGTGCTTTCGAAATTGGACTTCGACGTGCATCGCAACACGATGATTCATTTGGATCACAACCACGTCCAAAGAGAATCGTTTGGCGAACGACAGTTTTGGGTTCACCGAAAAGGAGCCCAACGTTTGCTAACAGATCAACAGAGCATCATTCCGGGCTCGATGGGCACGACAACCTATGCCGTCGCCGGTCGCGAAAACGAGGACGCCCTGAATTCCTGCTCTCACGGGGCAGGGCGATCGATGAGCCGAAAGGAGGCCGCGAAACGAATTCCCAGCAAGACGTTTCGCCGCGAGATGAACGGCGTCTGGTTCGACAAACGCAATTCGGCCAGGCTGATTGATGAGGCGCCGTCGGCATACAAGAATATCCGCGAAGTCATGAAGTCTCAGAGGGACCTTGTTCGAATCGTCGAAAAACGAAGGCCCGTTTTGAACTTTAAGGGCCGATAA